cttctctttcaggtaGAGATGGATTCCCTGGAAGTAGCTCTTCAGCACCAGTGTAGggcctgcccttccctgggcagaGTCTTGCTCTCCCATCACCTGCACCAAACAGGTGTCCAAGTCCTCCAGCTGCTGATGGAGTCCATTGCGGAGTTTGTCCAGGAGGGTGGTGTCCCAGGCAGCAGAGGAGCGCTCTGCGTGGATGAGGTCGAAGATCTGCTGGAGCATCTCATGGAGGACAGAGATGGCCTGGGCCTTCTGGAGCTGGCTGCCATCCATCATCTCCTGAGGGAAACGGAAGTCTTTTCTGTCctccaggcagaagaaaggggAGATTCTCCTCAATTGGCCTAGAAGCACGAAGTTCTGCCTGCTAACCAGCACGTGGTTCTGTGGCAGGTCACAGCCCAGAGCCCCACCAGGGCCATAGCTGGACAGTAGCAAGGCCATCAGTAGAGAGGGCACAGAGGCCATGTGGCAAATGAggtgctgctggcctggctgAGACGGGTGTCTTGGTGAACGTTGGAGGTAGGTTCTCTGATGACATTCTTTCTAAGCAAGGCCATTAAATACGGAGAtagtagttttcattttctgaatatttttctacactttcacttccttttttgaTTTCCATTCATAGATTCTCAATATGTTCTAGGAAGATGTCATCAATCTAACCTAATAATTTGCAGGAAGTTTAATTTTCCCAGTAAATATCAGATATGCCCATCCAAATAGGTATTGATCAGTCAGGTGAGCAAGGTCATTGTCGTCAAGTCAGAAGCGCTGTatgtatgtaaacacacacatcctctctgtctctgtctctgtctctctctatctcGTACATAACTATTGCTCTTCTCTGTTTCAGGAACACATTTCTCGCCCTGATCTTAGGCTGTTTTCACCCCCTTACTTCACACAGGGAAGCAGGTCCCCGCAGCCttgtggtttctctgtgtgtttaggTATTTAACAGATCACCTCTGGGAGTGAAGCTCTTTGAAACTAGAGTTGGGTTTTATTTACCAATTGATTTACAAAAGAGGCTGATGATAATCAACGAATGAGCTTCTCTgatgtttctcttccttctggaacACGTTCGTGCAGGTGCATGTGGTTGTGCTGCAGGGGACCACGGGGTCAGGACAGTGACAGACGCCGCCCTTTCTTTCCGCCGTTTTCTTACTGGGGAACTGTAGTCCCCACGGTCTGTGCCAAAACCACTCCCAGGGGTCCTGGTTCTTTTCAGCAGAATGTGGTGGTGGAGAGTTTAACTCCCAGAAACACCTCACTCACAAAGTGGAAATCACATCTAGTCACACACATTCTCTTGAGTGACGGGGTCCGGTTTTTTAAACCCCTAGACCCACTCCCTGAGGGGAGGCTCACCACATCCTGAGGACTTGAAAATTTCCTTTGTGTGGATGGACATGTTTATTTGTCGGGGAGATAATTCACCTTCCAACCTGCGCCCTTGCTCATGGAGTATTTGTGTGAAGGACCCTGGTCCTCAGTGGTA
Above is a genomic segment from Camelus ferus isolate YT-003-E unplaced genomic scaffold, BCGSAC_Cfer_1.0 contig2602, whole genome shotgun sequence containing:
- the LOC102520209 gene encoding interferon omega-1-like, whose product is MASVPSLLMALLLSSYGPGGALGCDLPQNHVLVSRQNFVLLGQLRRISPFFCLEDRKDFRFPQEMMDGSQLQKAQAISVLHEMLQQIFDLIHAERSSAAWDTTLLDKLRNGLHQQLEDLDTCLVQVMGEQDSAQGRAGPTLVLKSYFQGIHLYLKEKKYTDCAWEIVRLEIMRSFSSLTNLQERLRTNDGDLGSH